One genomic region from Marinobacter szutsaonensis encodes:
- a CDS encoding glucokinase, which yields MTAKHYSLVGDIGGTNARFALVEQGDVRPQAIEVLACGDYDNLDQAVVDYLQKVGVPSVSQACLAVASPVRGTQIRMTNNHWRFDTEEVRQQFGWSAFKVINDFTAMALGVPHVSEANLVHVCGGPGDPRRPRLVMGPGTGLGVSGLVPIKKGWVPLMTEGGHVDFAPTDDVEMDILRILKARFGRVSVERILCGQGLLNLYQAHAEIGGVAAPLDAPEKITAAATGDNEPLARETLRHFCEILGRTAGNGVLTLGSLGGVYLCGGILPRFLDFFLESPFRNGFEDKGRMRPLLEYTPVYVVTEPYTGLLGAAEALGNPEV from the coding sequence ATGACGGCAAAACACTATTCCCTGGTTGGCGATATCGGGGGTACCAACGCGCGTTTCGCCCTGGTGGAGCAGGGTGATGTCCGGCCGCAGGCCATCGAAGTCCTGGCCTGCGGCGATTACGACAATCTCGATCAGGCGGTCGTCGACTACCTGCAGAAGGTCGGCGTGCCTTCCGTCAGCCAGGCTTGTCTGGCTGTGGCCTCGCCGGTGCGTGGCACGCAGATCCGGATGACCAACAACCACTGGCGCTTCGATACCGAGGAGGTTCGCCAGCAGTTCGGCTGGTCCGCGTTCAAGGTGATCAATGATTTCACCGCCATGGCGCTGGGTGTGCCCCACGTGTCCGAGGCCAACCTGGTCCACGTGTGTGGTGGCCCGGGCGATCCGCGCCGGCCGCGCCTGGTGATGGGGCCGGGCACCGGTCTGGGTGTGTCAGGGCTTGTGCCGATCAAGAAAGGCTGGGTGCCGCTGATGACCGAAGGTGGCCACGTGGATTTTGCCCCCACGGATGATGTGGAGATGGACATTCTCCGTATTCTCAAGGCCCGTTTCGGCCGGGTTTCGGTGGAACGGATTCTGTGTGGTCAGGGCCTGCTCAACCTCTACCAGGCTCACGCCGAGATAGGGGGTGTTGCGGCGCCGTTGGATGCGCCGGAGAAAATCACGGCGGCAGCCACGGGTGACAACGAACCCCTGGCTCGGGAAACGCTCCGACATTTCTGTGAGATCCTGGGCCGCACCGCAGGCAACGGCGTTCTGACCCTGGGAAGCCTTGGCGGTGTGTACCTGTGCGGTGGCATACTACCGAGGTTCCTGGACTTCTTCCTGGAGAGCCCGTTCCGTAACGGATTCGAGGATAAGGGCCGCATGCGCCCATTGCTCGAATACACGCCGGTATACGTGGTGACGGAGCCCTACACTGGCTTGCTCGGAGCCGCCGAGGCGTTGGGTAACCCGGAGGTCTGA
- a CDS encoding aldo/keto reductase has product MTSQATGYLADIPLILGMMRLLDHPQLHAPKTLAAWIESQLERGLDVFDHADIYGDGECERLFGEALAAYPGLRDKIRIITKTGIVLAHQDTSQWQTKHYRAEAEHVSGAIDRALGRLRVEQVDTFLIHRPDPLMEAEPVARALEEAVSAGKVRHIGVSNFRPEQWRWLQKNTDLPLACNQAELSLAHAEPLFDGTHEAQLSDRLRWLAWSPLGGGKLAGHLPGKLLETAREQTGLSETSLAIAWISQIPGQPIPVLGSMNDARIKAALEGCNSVLPRPLWFALLEAVRGRRVP; this is encoded by the coding sequence ATGACTTCACAGGCCACCGGCTATCTGGCCGATATACCGCTGATACTCGGGATGATGCGACTGCTGGATCACCCGCAACTGCATGCCCCCAAAACCCTGGCGGCGTGGATTGAAAGCCAGCTGGAGCGCGGCCTGGATGTTTTCGATCACGCCGACATCTACGGCGATGGCGAGTGCGAACGCCTGTTCGGCGAGGCTCTGGCGGCCTATCCGGGCCTGCGTGACAAGATCCGGATCATTACCAAGACGGGGATCGTGCTGGCCCACCAGGACACCAGCCAGTGGCAGACCAAACACTACCGGGCCGAGGCAGAACACGTATCCGGGGCCATAGACCGGGCCTTGGGGAGACTCCGGGTTGAGCAGGTGGATACCTTTCTGATCCATCGCCCGGACCCGCTGATGGAAGCCGAGCCCGTGGCCAGAGCACTGGAAGAAGCGGTCAGCGCCGGGAAGGTCCGCCACATCGGGGTGTCCAATTTCCGCCCGGAACAGTGGCGATGGCTGCAGAAAAACACCGACCTGCCGCTGGCCTGCAACCAGGCCGAATTGTCACTGGCTCACGCCGAGCCACTGTTTGACGGCACCCATGAGGCCCAGCTCAGCGACCGGTTGCGCTGGCTGGCCTGGTCCCCTCTGGGCGGCGGCAAACTGGCCGGGCACCTACCCGGAAAATTACTGGAAACCGCGCGCGAGCAGACCGGACTGTCCGAAACCTCGCTGGCGATCGCCTGGATCAGCCAGATTCCGGGGCAGCCGATCCCGGTGCTCGGAAGCATGAACGACGCGCGGATCAAGGCAGCGCTGGAAGGCTGCAACTCGGTTTTGCCCCGCCCCCTGTGGTTCGCACTGCTTGAGGCGGTTCGTGGCCGGCGGGTGCCCTGA
- a CDS encoding bifunctional 4-hydroxy-2-oxoglutarate aldolase/2-dehydro-3-deoxy-phosphogluconate aldolase has protein sequence MNQLSDYHRDRVQAVLNACPLVPVIAIKDPDDAVPLCQALVDGGIRVLEITLRTEHGLRAIEQVRKAIPEAWVGAGTVTSIAQYRQVESAGAQFVITPGVTEAILEFGVTSEAALLPGIATVSELMMGYAFGYREFKFFPAEVAGGRPALKAFAGPFPDVTFCPTGGINRTTAKDYLALDNVKAVGGSWLTPADAIAEKDWGRVTDIARQSLGSL, from the coding sequence ATGAATCAACTATCTGACTATCACCGGGACAGGGTTCAGGCCGTTCTCAATGCTTGCCCCTTGGTGCCCGTTATTGCCATCAAGGACCCGGACGACGCCGTTCCCCTTTGCCAGGCGCTGGTGGACGGAGGCATCCGCGTGCTGGAAATCACCCTGCGCACCGAACACGGGCTGCGGGCCATCGAGCAGGTGCGCAAGGCCATCCCGGAGGCCTGGGTGGGGGCCGGCACGGTCACCAGCATTGCCCAGTACCGTCAGGTGGAATCCGCGGGCGCCCAGTTCGTGATCACGCCGGGTGTGACCGAAGCGATCCTCGAGTTCGGGGTTACCTCCGAGGCGGCGCTGCTGCCAGGGATTGCGACTGTCTCCGAGCTGATGATGGGCTACGCGTTCGGCTACCGGGAATTCAAGTTCTTCCCGGCCGAGGTGGCCGGAGGCCGGCCGGCACTGAAAGCGTTTGCCGGCCCCTTCCCGGATGTAACCTTCTGCCCGACCGGCGGGATCAATCGAACGACGGCCAAAGACTATCTGGCCCTGGATAATGTGAAGGCGGTTGGCGGCTCCTGGCTGACACCGGCTGATGCCATCGCTGAAAAGGACTGGGGCAGGGTGACCGACATTGCCCGGCAGAGTCTGGGCAGCCTCTGA
- the pyk gene encoding pyruvate kinase has product MLRRTKIVATLGPATDTPEALASIIKAGVDVTRLNFSHGSADEHIARARRVREAAASQGRFVALLADLQGPKLRIARFAENKVFLEAGQRFVLDAAMDKEAGTSERVGIDYEQLIKDVAAGDILVLDDGRIEMEVESVDDHSITSTVLIGGPLSNNKGLNKRGGGLSAEALTEKDKQDIVTAAKLGADYVAVSFVRTAEDMHIARRLLSEAGSSAGLVAKIERAELAHDEAALDAVIEASDAVMVARGDLAVEIGDAELVGVQKHIINRARSLNRVVITATQMMESMITSPMPTRAEVSDVANAVMDYTDAVMLSAETAVGDYPTEAVEAMVRICLGAEKHPSMHQSKHRIHESMEHVDEAIALSAMYAANHLNGVTAIICMTETGATPRLMSRIKSSLPIFAFSRHHTTQHRVVLFRGVQTVPFDSARIPNEQTNALAVAQLVERGVVNDGDLVVITKGDYVNAQGGTNTMKIVRVGSDIR; this is encoded by the coding sequence ATGCTCAGGCGTACCAAGATTGTCGCCACCCTAGGCCCTGCCACGGACACCCCGGAAGCCCTGGCCTCCATCATCAAGGCCGGCGTTGACGTGACCCGACTCAACTTCTCCCATGGCAGCGCCGACGAGCATATCGCCAGGGCCCGCCGGGTTCGCGAGGCAGCGGCCTCTCAGGGGCGCTTCGTCGCTCTGCTGGCCGATCTTCAGGGACCCAAACTGCGTATCGCGCGCTTTGCGGAAAACAAGGTTTTCCTGGAAGCGGGCCAGAGATTCGTGCTCGATGCCGCCATGGACAAGGAGGCAGGCACCTCCGAGCGGGTCGGCATTGACTACGAGCAGCTGATCAAGGATGTCGCCGCCGGCGATATTCTGGTGCTGGACGACGGTCGCATCGAAATGGAAGTGGAATCGGTAGACGACCACAGCATTACCTCCACAGTGCTGATCGGCGGCCCGCTGTCGAACAACAAGGGGCTGAACAAACGCGGCGGCGGCCTGTCCGCCGAGGCCCTGACCGAGAAGGACAAGCAGGACATTGTAACTGCCGCCAAACTAGGCGCGGATTACGTGGCCGTCTCCTTTGTACGCACCGCCGAAGACATGCACATCGCCCGCAGGCTGCTGAGCGAAGCCGGCTCCAGCGCCGGCCTGGTCGCCAAGATCGAGCGTGCGGAACTGGCCCATGACGAAGCCGCGCTGGATGCGGTGATCGAGGCCTCCGATGCGGTCATGGTGGCCCGTGGCGATCTGGCTGTCGAAATCGGCGATGCGGAACTGGTGGGTGTGCAGAAACACATCATCAACCGGGCACGGTCCCTGAACCGGGTTGTCATTACCGCCACCCAGATGATGGAGTCCATGATCACCAGCCCGATGCCGACCCGCGCCGAGGTATCGGATGTGGCGAACGCGGTCATGGACTACACCGATGCAGTCATGCTCTCCGCCGAAACCGCGGTGGGCGACTACCCCACCGAGGCCGTCGAGGCCATGGTGCGAATCTGCCTGGGAGCGGAAAAACACCCTTCCATGCACCAGTCCAAACACCGCATCCACGAAAGCATGGAACATGTCGACGAGGCGATTGCCCTGTCCGCCATGTACGCCGCCAACCACCTGAACGGCGTGACGGCGATCATCTGCATGACCGAAACGGGGGCAACCCCGAGACTGATGTCCCGCATCAAGTCGAGCCTGCCGATATTCGCCTTCTCCCGCCACCACACGACCCAGCACCGGGTGGTACTGTTCCGGGGCGTCCAGACCGTGCCGTTCGATTCCGCCAGGATTCCGAACGAACAGACCAACGCCCTGGCCGTGGCCCAGCTGGTCGAGCGCGGCGTGGTCAATGACGGGGATCTGGTGGTGATCACCAAGGGTGATTACGTCAATGCCCAGGGTGGCACCAACACCATGAAGATCGTGCGGGTCGGATCAGACATTCGCTGA
- a CDS encoding uracil-DNA glycosylase family protein, whose protein sequence is MTDDLDRLSFDELVRQVRACTICKDVLPLGPRPVVQLSESSRILVVGQAPGRRVHETGLPFNDPSGDRLRQWMGVTRDTFYDEQQMAILPMGFCYPGTGKSGDLPPRPECADAWREALLTRLPDIRLTLLIGQYAHAWHLGSRKRSVTDNVRAWQQHWPEIIPMPHPSPRNNLWLRNNPWFEQEVVPAMQARIAEVLGSDDGQ, encoded by the coding sequence ATGACGGATGATCTGGACAGATTATCGTTTGATGAGCTGGTCAGGCAGGTGCGTGCCTGCACCATCTGTAAGGATGTCCTGCCACTGGGCCCCCGGCCGGTGGTCCAGTTGAGCGAATCATCGCGGATTCTGGTGGTAGGCCAGGCGCCAGGGCGCCGGGTCCACGAAACCGGCCTGCCGTTCAATGATCCCAGCGGTGACCGGCTCCGGCAATGGATGGGAGTGACCCGGGATACCTTCTACGACGAACAGCAAATGGCCATCCTGCCCATGGGCTTTTGCTATCCGGGCACCGGCAAATCCGGCGATCTGCCGCCGCGCCCGGAGTGTGCTGACGCGTGGCGGGAAGCTCTTCTGACCCGCCTGCCGGACATCCGGCTCACCCTCCTGATCGGGCAATACGCCCATGCCTGGCACCTTGGTAGCCGAAAACGGTCAGTCACGGACAATGTCCGGGCCTGGCAGCAACACTGGCCCGAGATCATACCCATGCCGCACCCCAGCCCCCGCAATAACCTCTGGTTGAGGAACAACCCCTGGTTTGAGCAGGAGGTGGTGCCGGCGATGCAGGCACGGATTGCCGAGGTGCTCGGCAGCGATGACGGTCAATGA
- a CDS encoding substrate-binding protein, translated as MTLRKVLFSACLLMLASSTVYAETLKIGLNYPQTGRYKDQGLQQRLGAFLAVDEINKAGGVMGQPLELVIRNTRGEPKQGAANTAELIDREGAKMVFGGVSSAVAIASGKAARDRDTIYFGTLTYSNATTGAEGHEYMFREPYNAWMTAKALSQYLSRNHANEEYFYITADYTWGWSVEESVRKFSGTEDTNAHQGVKTPFPRALISDFRGALEQAVASDAKVLMLVLFGDDMVRALNVAYEMGVLDKMQVVVPNLTLGMARQVGPTIMSGIVGASPWVWNLPYEKNYARGKEFVEAFSQRYEMRPSTSAASAYSIIYQYKDAVERAGTTDSKSVIRALEGHRYSLLKDEQYWREFDHQNVQTVHVVKIKDRNTIVGDEYSSDYFDIIDSMPGDEAAQTREEWEARRREAGKPTSL; from the coding sequence ATGACTTTGAGAAAAGTCCTGTTTTCAGCCTGCCTGCTTATGCTGGCAAGCTCTACTGTCTATGCTGAAACCCTCAAGATCGGGCTGAACTATCCCCAGACCGGGCGCTACAAGGACCAGGGGCTGCAACAGCGGCTTGGCGCCTTTCTGGCCGTGGATGAAATCAACAAGGCCGGCGGCGTCATGGGACAGCCGCTGGAACTGGTCATCCGCAACACCCGGGGTGAACCCAAGCAGGGGGCAGCGAACACCGCCGAACTGATTGACCGGGAGGGCGCGAAGATGGTGTTCGGTGGCGTATCAAGCGCGGTCGCCATTGCCTCGGGCAAGGCCGCCCGTGACCGGGACACCATCTACTTCGGCACCCTCACCTACTCCAACGCCACCACCGGTGCCGAAGGTCACGAGTACATGTTCCGTGAGCCCTACAACGCCTGGATGACCGCCAAGGCGTTGAGCCAGTACCTCAGCCGTAACCATGCCAATGAAGAATACTTCTACATCACCGCCGACTACACCTGGGGCTGGTCTGTCGAGGAATCCGTGCGCAAGTTCTCTGGCACCGAGGACACCAACGCTCACCAGGGCGTGAAGACCCCGTTCCCTCGTGCACTGATCTCTGATTTCCGCGGTGCCCTGGAGCAGGCAGTGGCCAGCGATGCCAAGGTCCTGATGCTGGTGCTGTTCGGTGATGACATGGTCAGGGCCCTGAACGTCGCCTACGAGATGGGCGTTCTCGATAAAATGCAGGTCGTGGTGCCGAACCTGACCCTGGGCATGGCACGGCAGGTCGGTCCGACCATCATGTCCGGCATCGTCGGTGCATCACCGTGGGTCTGGAACCTGCCGTACGAGAAGAACTATGCCCGTGGCAAGGAATTTGTCGAAGCCTTCTCCCAACGCTACGAGATGCGCCCGTCCACCTCTGCCGCCTCGGCTTACAGCATCATTTACCAGTACAAGGACGCCGTGGAGCGTGCGGGTACTACCGACAGCAAATCCGTCATCCGGGCCCTCGAGGGGCACCGCTACAGCCTGCTGAAAGATGAGCAGTACTGGCGCGAGTTTGACCACCAGAATGTCCAAACCGTGCACGTGGTAAAGATCAAGGACCGCAACACCATCGTGGGGGACGAGTACAGCTCGGATTACTTCGACATCATTGACTCCATGCCCGGAGACGAGGCCGCCCAGACCCGCGAGGAATGGGAAGCGCGTCGCCGGGAGGCCGGCAAACCCACCAGCCTCTGA
- the edd gene encoding phosphogluconate dehydratase translates to MHPTIDKVTQRIIERSRATRQDYLDRMNALKAQSPHRSSLSCGNLAHGFAACSQADKDTLKFMNKANVAMVSAYNDMLSAHQPYEKFPDIIRQAAHGMGSVAQFAGGTPAMCDGVTQGQPGMELSLFSRDTIAMSTAVALSHNMFDATLLLGICDKIVPGLLIGSLSFGYLPTILVPAGPMPSGLPNKEKQRIRQLYAEGKVGKDELLEAESKSYHSPGTCTFYGTANSNQLLVEVMGLHLPGAAFVNPGTPLRDALTRAATEQVIRLSRPHGGELGLGDMVDEKSIVNALVALLVTGGSTNHTIHWIAIARAAGIIIDWNDYAELSSVVPSMTRIYPNGQEDVNAFHEAGGTPYLIRELLDAGYLHNDVQTVVGHGLERYAQMPELDVDELVWKPAVEKSQWPEVLSSASEPFAPNGGLKVLDGNLGRGVIKVSAVAPEHHRIEAPAVVFNDQNDLKAAFDAGELDRDCIVVVRFQGPKANGMPELHKLTPYLGVLQDRGYKVGLVTDGRMSGASGKVPAAIHVYPEALDGGALARVRDGDVICLDAEQGSLSIRVDEQEFSTRESAKADLSAYHHGYGRELFGWLRRSASNPEEGASFFWNHDA, encoded by the coding sequence ATGCACCCCACCATCGACAAGGTCACCCAGCGAATCATCGAGCGCAGTCGCGCCACACGGCAGGACTACCTGGACCGGATGAATGCCCTGAAAGCGCAGTCACCGCATCGAAGCTCCCTGTCCTGCGGCAATCTCGCCCACGGCTTCGCCGCCTGCAGCCAGGCCGATAAGGACACCCTCAAGTTCATGAACAAGGCCAACGTGGCCATGGTGTCTGCCTACAACGATATGCTTTCGGCCCACCAGCCCTATGAAAAGTTCCCGGATATCATTCGCCAGGCAGCCCACGGCATGGGCTCAGTGGCCCAGTTTGCCGGTGGTACACCGGCTATGTGTGATGGCGTGACCCAGGGGCAGCCCGGAATGGAGCTGAGTCTCTTTTCCCGGGACACCATTGCCATGAGCACGGCCGTGGCGCTCAGCCATAACATGTTCGATGCCACCTTGTTGCTCGGTATCTGTGACAAGATTGTTCCGGGGTTGTTGATCGGCTCCCTGAGCTTCGGTTACCTGCCTACCATCCTGGTGCCGGCCGGCCCAATGCCGTCCGGTCTGCCCAATAAGGAAAAACAGCGCATTCGCCAGCTGTACGCCGAAGGCAAGGTCGGTAAGGACGAGCTTCTGGAAGCCGAGAGCAAGTCCTATCACAGCCCGGGCACCTGTACCTTCTATGGCACCGCCAACAGCAACCAGCTGCTGGTGGAGGTGATGGGCCTGCATCTGCCCGGAGCTGCGTTCGTCAATCCCGGAACGCCCCTGCGCGATGCGCTCACCCGGGCGGCCACGGAACAGGTGATCCGCCTTTCCAGACCCCATGGTGGCGAGCTGGGCCTGGGTGACATGGTGGATGAAAAATCCATCGTCAACGCCCTGGTGGCACTGCTGGTGACTGGTGGCTCCACGAACCACACCATTCACTGGATCGCCATTGCCCGGGCAGCGGGTATCATCATTGATTGGAATGATTACGCGGAGCTGTCCTCCGTTGTGCCGTCGATGACGCGGATTTACCCGAACGGCCAGGAAGACGTGAACGCCTTCCACGAGGCCGGTGGCACGCCCTATCTGATTCGCGAGTTGCTGGATGCGGGTTATCTGCACAACGATGTCCAGACCGTGGTTGGCCACGGCCTGGAACGTTATGCGCAGATGCCGGAGCTGGATGTCGATGAGCTGGTCTGGAAGCCGGCGGTCGAAAAAAGCCAGTGGCCGGAAGTGCTCAGCAGTGCCTCCGAACCCTTCGCGCCGAATGGCGGGCTGAAGGTTCTGGATGGAAACCTGGGACGCGGTGTCATCAAGGTGTCGGCAGTGGCGCCGGAGCATCACCGGATCGAGGCGCCGGCGGTGGTCTTCAATGATCAGAATGATCTGAAAGCCGCTTTCGACGCGGGTGAACTGGACAGGGACTGCATCGTGGTGGTCCGGTTCCAGGGCCCGAAAGCCAACGGCATGCCCGAGCTGCATAAACTGACGCCTTATCTTGGTGTGCTTCAGGATCGCGGTTACAAGGTTGGCCTGGTAACCGACGGCCGCATGTCCGGCGCCTCCGGCAAAGTGCCCGCAGCGATCCACGTATACCCCGAAGCTCTTGATGGCGGCGCGCTTGCGCGGGTTCGTGACGGTGACGTGATTTGCCTCGATGCCGAGCAGGGGTCTCTGTCAATCCGGGTGGATGAGCAGGAATTCTCAACCCGGGAGTCTGCAAAAGCGGACTTGTCCGCGTATCATCACGGCTATGGACGGGAGTTGTTTGGCTGGTTGCGCCGCTCGGCCAGCAACCCCGAAGAGGGCGCAAGCTTTTTCTGGAACCACGACGCATGA
- the glpD gene encoding glycerol-3-phosphate dehydrogenase, whose product MTRKQDDYDVVVVGGGVNGTGIAMDAAGRGLNVLLCEMNDLASATSSSSSKLIHGGLRYLEHYEFRLVREALAEREALLRNSPHIMWPMRFRLPHRPHLRPAWMIRTGLFLYDHLAKRELLPGSRAISFDDSDPLKPEITRGFEYSDGWVDDARLVVLTARKAQQCGATILPRTKCVRADRGADHWTVTLRNTLDESERAVTARVVVNATGPWVSRLFRETLSMQAPKMIRMVKGSHIVVPRLNKGTEAYILQNEDDRIVFVIPYEDKFSLVGTTDVDYEGDPREARISPEETRYLLKIVNDYFKRQLSPEDVVWSYSGVRPLMDDEEGDAQKVSRDYSFEVNREKDQAPLISVFGGKITTYRKLAEAATDKLCQFFPGAGKPWTRTAVLPGGDFDNHESLSRKLQSDFPWLAPDIISRYVRTYGTAAYRFLSDCRSMEDLGVCFSGNLYRVEVDYLVREEWAMTSEDILWRRTKQGLFASEVDVQALDQYLSQQRQKQQVPKASDEPVPAGH is encoded by the coding sequence ATGACAAGGAAGCAGGATGACTACGATGTGGTCGTTGTTGGCGGTGGCGTCAACGGTACTGGCATCGCCATGGATGCCGCCGGCCGGGGGCTGAACGTCCTGTTGTGCGAAATGAATGACCTCGCTTCGGCCACGTCGTCCTCCAGCAGCAAGCTCATTCACGGGGGCCTGCGCTATCTCGAACACTACGAGTTCCGCCTGGTGCGCGAGGCCCTGGCAGAGCGCGAAGCCCTGCTGCGGAACTCACCCCACATCATGTGGCCCATGCGCTTTCGCCTGCCCCACCGGCCTCACCTGCGCCCCGCCTGGATGATCCGGACCGGACTGTTCCTGTACGACCACCTGGCCAAGCGGGAACTGCTGCCCGGTTCCCGCGCCATCAGCTTCGATGACAGCGACCCGCTGAAGCCGGAGATCACCCGCGGCTTCGAATACTCCGATGGCTGGGTGGATGACGCCCGGCTGGTGGTCCTGACCGCTCGCAAGGCACAACAATGTGGTGCCACCATTCTGCCCCGGACCAAATGTGTCAGGGCGGATCGGGGTGCTGACCACTGGACCGTCACCCTCCGCAACACCCTCGACGAAAGCGAGCGAGCGGTTACCGCCCGGGTGGTGGTCAACGCCACCGGCCCCTGGGTCAGCCGGCTGTTTCGGGAAACCCTGTCCATGCAGGCGCCGAAAATGATCCGCATGGTCAAGGGCAGCCACATCGTGGTGCCGCGGCTCAACAAAGGAACGGAAGCCTACATCCTGCAGAACGAAGACGACCGCATCGTGTTCGTCATTCCTTACGAGGACAAGTTCTCGCTGGTGGGCACAACGGATGTGGATTACGAGGGTGATCCCCGGGAGGCGAGAATTTCCCCGGAGGAAACTCGCTACCTCCTGAAAATCGTCAATGATTATTTCAAGCGGCAACTGTCGCCCGAAGACGTCGTCTGGTCCTATTCGGGGGTGCGGCCGTTGATGGACGACGAGGAGGGAGACGCCCAGAAGGTGTCAAGGGACTACTCCTTCGAGGTGAACCGGGAGAAGGACCAGGCTCCCCTGATTTCCGTCTTCGGGGGCAAGATCACGACCTACCGGAAACTGGCCGAGGCGGCGACGGACAAGCTGTGCCAGTTCTTCCCGGGTGCTGGCAAACCCTGGACCCGGACTGCGGTGTTGCCAGGTGGTGACTTCGACAATCACGAATCCCTCAGCCGAAAGCTTCAGTCCGACTTCCCCTGGCTGGCACCGGACATTATCAGCCGTTATGTGCGGACCTACGGCACGGCCGCGTACCGCTTCCTCAGTGACTGCCGGTCCATGGAAGACCTCGGGGTATGCTTCAGCGGAAACCTCTACCGGGTCGAGGTGGACTACCTGGTCCGGGAAGAATGGGCCATGACTTCAGAGGATATTCTCTGGCGCCGGACCAAACAGGGCCTGTTTGCCAGCGAGGTGGATGTCCAGGCACTGGACCAGTACCTGAGCCAACAACGCCAGAAACAGCAAGTGCCAAAGGCGTCAGACGAGCCGGTACCCGCCGGTCATTGA
- the gap gene encoding type I glyceraldehyde-3-phosphate dehydrogenase → MTIRIAINGFGRIGRNVLRALYENNYRNQLQVVAINDLGDAETNAHLLKYDSVHGRFDGVVSHDAESLTVNGDRIAITAIRNPEDLPWKDFHVDVVFECTGLFTKRDKAAAHLNAGARKVIISAPSPDADATVVYGVNHNILEAGHDVISNASCTTNCLAPVAEALHKAVGIESGLMTTIHSYTNDQKLSDVYHSDLYRTRSATQSMIPTKTGAAAAIGKVIPELDGKLDGLAVRVPTINVSLVDFGFIASRDTSIEEINEAVRSAAESNPILGFNTEKLVSIDFNHNALSSVFDANHTRVLGRHVKVMAWYDNEWGFSNRMLDNAIALVKASQ, encoded by the coding sequence ATGACTATCCGCATCGCAATCAACGGTTTCGGCCGCATCGGCCGTAACGTCCTCCGCGCACTTTATGAAAATAACTACCGGAATCAGCTACAGGTCGTGGCCATCAATGACCTCGGTGACGCTGAAACCAACGCGCACCTGCTTAAATACGACAGCGTACACGGGCGCTTTGACGGCGTCGTCAGCCACGACGCCGAATCCCTGACCGTGAACGGAGACCGGATTGCCATTACCGCCATCCGTAATCCGGAGGACCTGCCCTGGAAAGACTTCCACGTAGACGTGGTGTTTGAATGTACCGGCCTGTTCACAAAGCGGGACAAGGCGGCAGCCCACCTGAACGCCGGTGCCCGCAAAGTGATCATCTCGGCTCCCTCTCCCGACGCCGATGCCACGGTTGTTTATGGCGTAAACCACAACATCCTCGAAGCCGGGCATGATGTGATTTCCAACGCCTCCTGCACCACCAACTGCCTGGCGCCGGTCGCAGAGGCCCTGCACAAGGCCGTCGGTATCGAGAGCGGCCTGATGACCACGATCCATTCCTATACCAACGACCAGAAACTCAGCGACGTTTACCACAGCGATCTGTACCGGACCCGTTCCGCCACCCAGTCCATGATCCCCACCAAAACCGGCGCCGCAGCTGCTATTGGTAAGGTGATTCCGGAACTCGATGGTAAACTGGACGGGCTGGCGGTCCGCGTTCCCACCATCAATGTATCACTGGTGGATTTCGGCTTCATTGCCAGCCGGGACACCTCGATTGAAGAGATCAACGAAGCGGTGCGCTCGGCAGCGGAAAGTAACCCGATCCTGGGCTTCAATACCGAAAAACTGGTCAGCATAGATTTCAACCATAACGCGCTGTCGAGCGTGTTTGACGCAAATCATACCCGGGTGCTTGGCCGTCATGTAAAAGTCATGGCCTGGTATGACAATGAGTGGGGCTTCTCCAACCGGATGCTCGACAACGCCATCGCACTCGTCAAAGCCAGTCAGTAA